The Devosia sp. SD17-2 genome includes a region encoding these proteins:
- a CDS encoding LacI family transcriptional regulator, translating to MSEDQTPPGRVKRGVKPSGKPTLKTIAQMTGLAVTTISRALNNAPELAQDTRDRVQKIAAEIGYLPDRAALRLKTGRTNVVALILEPDEQIYGFGTSLVTGITEALRDTAYHLVITPLFRNVPAIEPIQHIVRNRMADGVIFSKAEPFDERIRFLLDNNFPFVSHGRSQWPEPHPFADFDNEAYAYGATLRLASKGCKKVSIVLPDSALTYTDHLKAGVERGAREAGIAFEFAADVNLGSATDAIRNYVIKRAKRPERPDGYVCASELSALAIIGGLNEAGLAVGTTTHVVTKQASDMFMQFQPGAETVFEDFAEAGRNLGQLLIRRIGGETEGLHWMAEPRFDWPTS from the coding sequence TTGTCGGAAGATCAGACACCCCCGGGACGGGTTAAGCGCGGCGTCAAGCCCAGCGGCAAGCCCACCCTGAAGACCATTGCGCAAATGACGGGGCTGGCCGTCACCACCATTTCCCGGGCGCTCAACAACGCCCCCGAGCTCGCCCAGGATACGCGTGATCGCGTCCAGAAGATTGCCGCCGAAATCGGTTATCTGCCCGATCGGGCGGCGCTGCGCCTCAAGACCGGCCGCACCAATGTCGTGGCGCTGATCCTCGAGCCCGACGAGCAGATTTATGGCTTCGGCACCTCCCTCGTCACCGGCATCACCGAGGCGCTGCGCGACACCGCCTATCACCTCGTGATCACCCCGCTGTTCCGCAATGTTCCGGCCATCGAGCCCATCCAGCATATCGTGCGCAACCGCATGGCGGATGGCGTCATCTTCTCCAAGGCCGAGCCCTTCGACGAGCGCATCCGGTTTCTGCTCGACAATAATTTCCCCTTCGTCAGCCATGGGCGCAGCCAGTGGCCCGAGCCGCATCCCTTTGCCGATTTCGACAATGAAGCCTATGCCTATGGCGCTACGCTGCGGCTGGCCAGCAAGGGCTGCAAGAAGGTTTCCATCGTCCTGCCCGACAGCGCCCTGACCTACACCGACCATCTCAAGGCCGGCGTCGAGCGCGGCGCGCGCGAGGCCGGGATCGCCTTTGAATTTGCCGCAGACGTCAATCTGGGCAGCGCTACCGATGCCATCCGCAATTACGTCATCAAGCGCGCCAAGCGTCCGGAGCGGCCCGATGGCTATGTCTGCGCTTCCGAGCTTTCGGCGCTGGCCATTATCGGCGGGCTGAACGAGGCTGGCCTTGCCGTTGGCACGACCACCCATGTCGTCACCAAGCAGGCCTCCGACATGTTCATGCAGTTTCAGCCCGGCGCCGAAACGGTGTTCGAGGATTTCGCCGAGGCGGGGCGCAATCTGGGGCAATTGCTGATCCGACGCATCGGCGGGGAAACCGAGGGGCTGCACTGGATGGCCGAGCCACGCTTCGACTGGCCAACGTCTTAA